The DNA segment TGTGCTTCTAGTATAACCTTTTAACTAATCATGTTGTGCCTCTGCAAGCTTGTATTAAAGCAAATTGAAAGCAAAGACAGTCCTCTTGTGGATGCTAACCTAGCAGTGAACATGAAAGGGATGCTTTGTGTGCACAGAACGCCTTCTTAATCACATAATTGCAGCGATAGCCTCATTTGTAGGCATGATCCTGAATCACTCTGAAAGGGTGTGTTAGAACATAATTCACACTGCATGCTTCACTTAGTCTGAAAGAAGGCATGGCAAACTTTACGTGATAGGTTCTCTCTACCTAGGACACAGACTGCTTTCCAGAGAACCAGAAAAACAATCCTCTGAGTCAGCACAACCATGAAGTATCACTTAACAAGCCAAGAGAGCAATTGCTCTTCcagaaacaaagaacaaaaaagaaaaacggccCACTAGTGTTGAGCTGTGACTCATTTGATGCTGGTCCTGCTGATAGATCTGCAGTTTGATCCCACTGCACtgaggtgtgtgtgggtgtgtgtgtgtgtatacacacTCTCTCTCTAACTGAACCATACATCCAAAGGTTGCTTCACATTGTTATTGGTGTTCTCACTATTGATGCGTAATTCAACAACACCTGAGAGAGAATGAAAACTCCAACAGAGCCAAGTTGTGGGCATAAACGAATTCAAATAATTCAACCACATTCTCTTAAACTTGAGTTTATGTTTGGGAGCAATAAAGCAAACCAGCGTTCAGTTATGATTTGCTGCTTGTGTTGAACAGCATGGAGCCCCTGATAGCTGCATGCAGGTTGTTATGGCGATGCATCACACTGACTTATATAAGAGGGCTTCCAGTTACTATATAAATCCCACAGGACAAAATGCTTCGTCTACAGGTGCATTATCACGAAAAGCTAaagaatttcagaaatttaaatttaaaaagtgaaatttgtgTATTGTATAATATATTCAATCTTTTACTTCTGataattttttacttaattatGAGCAACAACTAATGAAAGTACAACTTTCAGATTCTCTGACAATTAGATTATTACATCAGAAGAATAACTATTTTCATGAAAGAAATGAAGCTTCATGCTAAGCTATGCTGTGGTCACTGACTTCCTCCACCAATATGAAGGTAATTGAAGCTGACTGTGTCTGCGTACATtagtggaaagttgagtggaagggaAACATagttgaaaaatctgttttttccatCAACTTAACTTTCAACGaatatgcaaacattaaaaatatttgctttattttctgagtAGCTTAGCAGTAACTTTCACCAAGTTCATTAAGACAAACATACTCTTGTGAGCGCATTCAGTACTTAATGTAACAACACTGAACAGAAAATTGTTAGCTTCAAATTAAAGGCGAGCGATAATAAAACGCTCCACACAGATGTGGAACAATATCCTGCATCTGCAGAGAGAACACAATGACATCTGACTCCTTCGGGCTGAAGTCTAAAGTAGGTCAACCGGTATTCACCTGTCACTCTGCGGACGCAGCGCTCCGATGTCACACCGGCTGCACCGTCCTGTGCAAGTGAGCTAACATTTTATTCGTGTTAGACTTTCAACACAGGATGCTTTCCTTGACAAATCCTTACTAGTAACACCATCATTTAGGGTTTATTTTAACTTTCTATTGTCCAGCGTTTGATTGCAAGTGAAGATTACGCAATAATAAAGTCAAACATACATATTCTTCTAAGTATAAATATGATCAGAACGTATAAGTTGAATAAAGACAGCCACAAGAGCAACTTACCTTCACATGTGGTCATTTGCAGCAGATCTGTGCTTTTATGAACACAGGGGGAATAAAATGCTTAGCAATCCAAGCCGATTTCCGGCCAGGCTTCCTCCGGGTgacttttccaaataaaatagcTCTTGAACTTTAACCCACAGCTTCCGtggaaatttagaaaaatgacatgctgcaaaacaagagagaaaaaaaaaagaagaagcagaatgCGTTCAGTAAATAGTTCACGTGAGAAATGTGATTGTGTGTGCTTTAAGTACATGTTCGTTTTGAATTTGCACTACCGCGCTcagttttttattctgtattaattttattatttatagagCACTTCaaacctttgttttgtttaaatgcgCTACACGCTTAATACACTCAAAATTTAAATCAGGAACTTCTAAAACCACACTCCTCGTCTGAAAGCTGCATCAGCAGAACAGTCAACAACTTTGTTTACCACCATTATATTAAGGTGTTGGCCCTAATCTGACCTCATTGCCTGGAAAAAAGGAAGTTaaggtttaattttaaatcCCCGCAGGGTAAAGCTAACCTCACATTAAAGAACCTAATCCGTTtcattctgtttcattttgtacAGCGCGGGCCTCAGAGGACTTTTAGAGTAATTAACTGTGAAATGTTAATTAATAGTGCATAAATGACCCATGAAGATGCTCACAAGACATTAACTATTTGCTGGTCTTATGGAAATCAAACTGGAGTAAAGTTTTGCAATGGTGATGTGATGTTATCAACTATACTGTGCTGAAGCTGAGGCTAAAGAAACCGTCCAGCAATGGATTTTATGTGTActaacaaagacaaacaagacaatACATAAACAGCTAATGATGTACAGATTTCCACTGCAAGAAttcttaaaatgcaaacattttattgataaaaagcATTCCAATTGAGAGTATTTctgttgatgacatcacaagaggcacAAGAACTGAGACGATCTGGGCGCATTGGCAGATACATTGTggtttatgtacattttttctCCCTAATTTAACGTCTCAAAACCTTTCTATGCAACTACATGGTTTTATGCGTTCCTCTGTCTTTGCCAGGACATTTATCTGATTTCACTCCCTGACTCAGGCCGGGTTCCCGTCTGACTGAGGATCAGGTCTGAGGACACACAGCTCCGGTAACCACGGCAGCACAGCCcagaatgcaaataaaacagtgaAATCTGACTCAGACTGCATTAAACTCAGATTGTTTCGCAGCTGTTATGCTTTAAAATGCACAAACTATGTGAAAATGTGTAGATAGAATAGATTTTTAGTGAACTGCGACCATCTTGTAACTCACACCTACACACACGGagcctctgcagcagctccaaTCAAATGGGTGAATGATTTACAATCCTGTGCCGTTGTGATTGTTTTAATCTGCATCTCGGAACATAAACCCTGAAAACTATTCTACATCTACTGaataaaatctctgaaataaaGCTTTGACAAGAGCATTACATCATCTCTGAGGGGATGCAGAAAGCAGAGGACTGCCTTTCCTTTAATTAAgtgtttccactgaccataTTGGATTTTACCAATTTATTTCAATGCAAACtttggaaaaacacattttgttggttttttttgggggggaggtcCTAAATGTTGTGTTTACAAATCGCCACCTGTGAGatttaatgttaatgttagcAAAAAATATGACAAGATGGAGAGGAGACGATTGCTGATCCAGAAgcatttacatttgaaacaaaaataaagatataattAACCAAACTCAAAAAACTGCAGCTGCCTTTTAACCTGTGTGCTCACAAGCTTGTTTTTTGGGATGgaagattttatatttctatatttattgtatattaAAGGAGTTTTATGCAAACTGATACACAATTACTTATTATTAACTACCACTTGTGCATATTCTCTAATTTACACTGATTACAAACACAGCCGAGCAATAAAGCATGATTTTTAACAGCAgaatttcacaaaatgcaatCCCAccgaaagagaaagaaaagctaatTCTGCTTAGTGTGAATTTTGGCCAACAACCTCACATGTGCCAGAACAATCAAGCTAATCCGCTCGTAATAGCAcgggttatttttttaatggattttgaCTTTGATTCAGAAACAATTCTGATGAAAACGCCAATAAATACCAAGAAACATAAGCGAAACAAACTGATAAGTTGTTTCTTGTGATGTCACAGGAAGGTTGTTCCTGGAGAGATGAGATTTTAAAGCTAGCAGTTAAATGGTTTACGACTAATCTGAATGATTTAAAGCCAGTTTGACTGATTATACAAGAAAAGTAGAGTGATATGCAAAACCATAGCTGTAACAGTTCAGAGAGCTCGCTGTGTGTAACCCTGGTTAGTTCAATAACAGCCAAGCAGGTTACAGGTGCATCTGGCGTTTTCACATGCACTTTGCCTGTTATAACCATAAAAACAGGACGTTTTATCTAGTAACTACCTTACTGTGATGTACGGCAGGTTTTGCAAGTGTAGCTGTTAAATTACAGTAAGTACTCTGAGGTCTGCTGTTAGCTAAAGGTAAGAACTGAGTGACATTAGCACCTTGCTAGCCAGTGGTCGCAGGCCGGgccctttaaaaacacaaaattatgaaCAATTTTCGCAGAATAATTGTATCATTTGTAAGTGTCCTGTATTGTTTTTCTGACCTTTACTTTATTTCAATTCAAGACGTCGTTGTTTCAACTTATACGGCTTGACTGTGCAGCTGAAATGTAGCATTGGAAGCTAACGTGGTTCGCTGGAGGGCGTTTATTTTGTGTGAGAGCGCACACCGGTGCTGCTGTGCGGGGCGAGGATGTAAAACCTTCATGTGAGCAGCAAAACCAGAATAAAGGATTTACACCAGCTGCCTTTTTCATCCAGGACACTAAACGCACGGCTTTATTAATTACTTATCACttattgtaaaaagaaaatgtacaaacaaaGGTGAGCACATATAGTTTCTATGCAAACAGTCCTGCAGCTCGTCACTTACAGGTGTTGCTGTGTAAATATATAAAGCTGGTTTCTTAGTTTCACTCTCGTATCCGGTTTCACTGACTACCTTGACATGATTTGAATGCACAAATTAAATTATCCTCACATTGTAACGTGATCCTCGTAAAGTAAAGTTGCTTTCCTTTGCAAGGCAGTGTTACATATCTGCATAAGTGCAGCAGCTCTATTACAGCAGCTATGTCTGACCATTTGTAACATACAATAATGATTTGAATCAGAAATATAGCTACTGAGTAATAAATATGGAATTAAATACACATCATAATGTAAAATAACTTAttgtatattattatttttcaggaaaGCTCCAAACCGAGGCAGTGGCCGAAATCGGTCCTCGCAGGTGTAAAAATTTCGAAACCTCGTTTAGATGGGAGGTATTGAGTTGCCATCTGTCACATACTCCCACAAGCGTTTCCGTATCACACCTTCCCCTTTGCTATTTCATGGTTTTTAATTCAACACTTTGGGAGCCTTAActtaatcaaaacacaaaaaaatgaagaactgtttttcaaagaatCATAAATGAATGTGGTCTGGGTGTGCTCCTGAAAGTTAAATCTTCTCAAGTTGTCACCATAAGCATTAATTCCGCCTCCcttaatcacatttaaacacTTAACATCGCCCATCTTGGATCTCCTGGGTGGCAGATCGGGCGCTTTATTCGCCGCCTGTCCACTCAGCCTGTCAGCTCCCcggctaaaaaaaaacatcgcCTCGGCTACAGCCATGGTTAGCTACAGGCAAAAAATGGCACACCGCCAGGCGGCAGCGACAGCGGGGTAAACACCGCAAATCCACTTTTACCCTATCCGCCCGGGGAGGGCAACAGCATATGGAAATGCATTTCATTCATAAAGCAGTTCGTTACACaataaaagtgcattttaaagGCTTCAACTTACATGGGCGCTGAGACGGCTGTGTTGATGACCGTTCATTTCTCCCGATGGCCGACACTCCCACGGTGACGTCAAATAGCGTGCTCGGCGTCAGAGTATGGCAAGCAGTTGTAACACATAATCAACCCAGCCGTAATTACTTTTTCTTGCACCAATACACCCGTTGCATCGTGACGTCACGCAGTACCGCTACACTGTttccgttttttgtttttttgccagaaGTTACAAAAAATGACATAGACCATTATTTCAGGGAGGTGACGATGTTGAGGCAAGGAAGGATATCAGCTGACAATCTGTGGAAATATTGTAAAATGCTTACAAGCCGGATACACAACAAGAAgtcctgatgtttttttaaaatagaatagaGGAAAGGTGAACTAGCGTCAAGTCAAAGTTAAATATCCGCATGCATACCTAAAGAGTGATAAATAGGGAAAAAAGTAACTATACAATATGGGCAAAGTtacaacataagaaaaataatactgcATAGCTATTAAAAATAGCATAttctggtaaaaacaaaaataaaaaacagtgcAGTCATTTTAGTAAACGTACAAAATCCTGCATATTTTTGCATATAGGATTTTTACaaggaaaaaatgcaaaaaataatagtgatgttatttgaaataaagaaaaagtgtgCAAATGTAAACATGGACCTTTGTTCACATGATGTAGTGGTCTGTCCCTGAAAGAATTATCCAGCTTAGTAATAGCTTTATGCATGGGGTCAGAGACATTCTCCAACAGTGATGCcgttttttccaaatgttttttgggTGGCGAGGCAAAACATGTATTACCTAAAGAAAGTGTAGCATCTTGGTTGGTACTGAACTAATCACATATGCTCTCAAActatttgttgatttatttaattgcaacaggcatttataaaaaataaaataaaataaaataaaataaacttattgTCTATGTAGTCAGAAGTGAAAATTTGAGAATAGTTATTTCCtttattgaaaattttaaaaagtatggaAATTAGAGGTAGTACAGAgatataaaatgctaaaattttaTACTAAGATATATTAAATGCCCAACAAATATGAATGGAAAAGTGACATTTCTCTTACACAGAACATCCTTGAGGTAACTAAAACATTAATAGTATACTTGTATTCTGAACAGCTGAAATGGGGAAGCCCATCTATTATACGAGTCAATGGCTTGCCGTATAATCCCAAATGAATCACCAAGGTGAGCAACTCGGCGAGCAGGTTTACACGATGTGCTTTCATCAATATGGTCAATcaagtttcttttcttcaacATTCTTACTGCGTTAAAAAGTAAATCATACATTTAGATGACCGATACCGGAAGTAGTTAATAAGTTGCATATAAAGTGTAATAAATTGCCACAATAAATACCAGTAAAGAgatacaaaaaaggaaatagaaACATTACATACAAATTAGGGTAATCCAATAGATTGCTCTGGAATATGTAGTACCTGATTTTCCCAACAACAGATTAAATATCAGGTATTGCACTTTTTCAAGTTGCCATTCTACTTCaaaagagttttaaaacatgttgtGAAACTGtcagcaaaaattattttttacagatttatacTGTTCAATGgagactaaataaaacatatcacCAAAGTAATCTTAAAATTAAAGCTTTATGGCATCTGTGTAAGTACATAAAAAGTGTAAATACAGTTTGGAGGTCGTATAGCAAACAACTTTATGAAAAAGCTCACAAGATTTATTGCTGCTTTGTGATAAATATGAATTCCTTCAGGTTATTTTCTGGGATTACAAATTTGTGTAAACGCCTGAAGAAAAGACATTCCACTTAATTAGCATTAAAAACGTTGGAGTAACATTTTTATGCTACTATTATTGGAATTTTGTCTTCCACGTAGAAGGAAAAATAATCCGAGAGAATAATTGTGGCGGctcagaggtaaaaaaaaaaacaaaaaaccattaaacacacaaagagagaaacgattacttttaaaatgtatcctTTCAAGtgagaaatcaaacaaaagcaaGGGCTTGGCTTTAGAGCGTTATTTCAGTCGGCCTTTTGAACAATCTTTTCTGTACAGTttgcttatttggattttaaagtgACAACCCTAATCAGCAACACAGAAGTACAAAGTGTTAAATATATGGAGCAGTACTCAGTCCAGGTCAGTATTTGTTCCCTTGAGtagatttgcaaaaaaaataaataaataaaaaatttagaaagTCAAAAAGTTCAACACAGAAACTTGTGAAAATGATATAaaccttaaattaaattacagctAAAACCCAAAAACATGTCACCTTAGCGAGTACAGCATCGTGTACATTAGTATTTCGGTCCATTTTTCATGACTTGCAGTATAAACATTACGAGAATGAACGCCTGTGGTGTCCAGGATGCCTATTGGTTTAGTATTGACCTTTTGTAGTTTCCCTTCTCTGTAGAAAGTGTCAGTGACCATCTGATGAGTGTCAGTGACCATGTCAGCTGACGACATCAGTTAGGCcattgagatgacatttgttgtccACTGGTACCAATATAGATAAACTTGATTCAAATTTGACTTTGGATTGAGTTCCTAAAACCTTTTCCCAGTACAATTACAGatgtacttttatttataaaagcatTTTGGGAAATCTTGCCAATTCAATGAAGCAACCAAAATTTCACATTAGGAAATAAagatttctattaaaaaaaaaaaaaaaaccagaccAAAGTAAGTTAGTAGAAAATGCATCTTCAGCCTTTATTTTCCAGATGaaagtacattttgtttttaagttgtcTGACCTCAAGCACTTTTATTTAGTAGTTAAGTAATCAGCAGAGGATACCACAGCAGAAATCAGTGACTGTAAACCAATCCACGATGGTCTGAGATGTTCTGGCGCTCAGTAGAACCCTGGTCAGATGTTTGTTGGTGCAGTTTAACTTTGATCAGGAAAGAAGGTGTAAAATGGCTGCATGGCATGGTAGAAGGGTTGATGCTCCTGTTGACCTGATGGATATAGGTGTGAAGAAGTCATCCCTGGAGGATTAAGAAATCCTCCAGGGATTGGGAGCATTTGGTTGGGAACAACATATACAGGTATAAAACGGTGTTGTTGGTATAAAGGCTTTTCAGGAGGCGGGTCAGTGGAGGCCACTGGAGCAGGAGCATTTTGTAACTGGGAAAGATGATTGAAAGGATACAACATGGGGATCTGGAAGACCTGAGGATGGAGGTACTGTGGTTTGGAACCTGCATCATCCAAAGTTTGTTCTTGTGGAGATCGTTGGTATTTAGAAAACGATGGGAAGGGATACTGAAACAGTGCTGGAAACTCTGGCTGCAGGGAAGGCTTCTCACTCCCTGTAGGAGCAGGTGTGGTCACAGTCTCTGCGCTTGTTGCAGGAAGTGGTAAAGGGGTTGTTGTTGGCAGAAAAACTCCAGACATCATGGGGAATTCTTGGAAAAGTGGAACTGGATACTGAGACAGTGGTGTCTGAGGTAATTGGAGCCGACTTGTGTGTGCATTTCCATCTCTAGTGGGAAGCGCTGGTGATTCAGATCCAGGAAATGAAAAGAATTTGGGCAGTAAAAGAGGATTCTGATTTTCAGGCATCTTTTGGTTTTCAGAGAAATCTGCAGCAACAAAGGAAAACGGCAACGGAGCCACAAACCCAGGACTTTGTGTCAATTCTAGGAACTGTGAAAATATTGGCAATTGAGGTTGACGTTGCAGAGCTTTGTTGCCATCGATAGAGGGTGCAGCTCTTCCTGTGGTGAGGTCAGGGTTTGGTACTGGAGGACAAGATGCTGCCAGTTCAAAATCTGCCCACTGAAGAGAGAGCAAATACTCCCCATCCTGCAACACAAGACACAATCAGAAGCCAATCTATAGTTCAGTTTCCATGTTTGACCACAAGAGGGCCTCATCATACCTTGATCTCCACACACAAGTCTTTGTAGTAAGGTGCAATGAGCGTCAGTTCACCAAAAGACTCATTAAAAGTcagcctgcagctgctgcatgcTGATGACGAAGGTTGCCATGTCCCAGACACTGCAACAGTTTTAACACAAGAAATTTAGCCAAACGTGTTAAATTTCTTGCTAGAGAACGTTTTAAAAGGAATCATCTACATGCACAGAACTAATGTCCATTACTGGCAACATTTCATCTCCATCCTGAAAAATCGAACTTGGTAAAATAAAGGCTGCAGAGTGCTTTGCAAAATATTGTAAACTTTTCACATTGCAACCAGAGTGGAAGACAAtataatttaatacaatttcaTTCACTCTGAATTGGATAAATATCAGAATTAAACATTTGCAAGTCTCCCCATAAAGacttgaaaaatgtatttgccgTTTGTATTTTAGCAAATTTGTGAAAAGTCCTTTTAACCTCGCTTGTATAACCAATTACTCATTATCCAGAGATGACAGATGGGAGAGGAAGTTGATAAGTAggcacatttacaaaaatatcaaagtgtATTTTCAGGATTGCACCGTCTTCAGCTCATTGCATCCTCCCACCAACTCCAACCAGATTCCCTGTTCCTGCTGAAATTAGGgatcccacagcatgatgctgccgctaCCATTTTACTGTAGTGTGATGTATTTGGTGTTAGTTCTCCTATCATGCATTTTTGccataattttaatttcatctgACCAAAGGATTCTCGGTCAAATAAAGCAACcgtcagcaaaaaaaataaaaataaattaaatatttttggcttttcccTCTCGTCACCTTCCCATAAAGGTCAGATTGAATCACACAACTAATAGTTATCACAtaaacagattctcccacctgagcaaCACatctctgcagttcctccaCAGTTACTATGAATTCCTCTTAAACAGATAAAATCCTCCAGCATCAGTATTAACACAGTCAATTGCTGTCATGTGGTAATATATTACATAAAGTACAtcgaagtttgtggttgcaacatgaaaatattcaaaaagttACAACTATTTTtgcaaaccaaaacacaacataCCTTTTACTTTGAGTTCATTTGCTGGAACGCCGCGAATCGTCACCACCATCTTGTCTGGAAAGCAGAAAATGGAGGGCAGTGGCAACATACCAGCACAGGACATGGTCATCGGTTCCCCCCATAATCGCAGCGGTAAGGAATATTCTTCCTCCTGTGGAAAGGAAGCCCAAGGCAAGGTTgacctttcttctttttttttttaatgacattaagACAAAATCTGGCCAGGCGTAGAAGACAACTTATACCTGCTTGTTAACATGACAGCC comes from the Gambusia affinis linkage group LG07, SWU_Gaff_1.0, whole genome shotgun sequence genome and includes:
- the LOC122834575 gene encoding uncharacterized protein LOC122834575; amino-acid sequence: MRLRSILSYFALTIVLRSCIVCDGLSGEAEEERHAAVPGTHRLSRAGSGRKGEPGSLRFTYDQKGDFNSTSALHSAKLKRLAPSVNCGSNQMTLSVKRRGTHHFLIDGGEEPLTPLSQVPSTCGFFVKRSRRDVQYAVSYQGCHVNKQEEEYSLPLRLWGEPMTMSCAGMLPLPSIFCFPDKMVVTIRGVPANELKVKVSGTWQPSSSACSSCRLTFNESFGELTLIAPYYKDLCVEIKDGEYLLSLQWADFELAASCPPVPNPDLTTGRAAPSIDGNKALQRQPQLPIFSQFLELTQSPGFVAPLPFSFVAADFSENQKMPENQNPLLLPKFFSFPGSESPALPTRDGNAHTSRLQLPQTPLSQYPVPLFQEFPMMSGVFLPTTTPLPLPATSAETVTTPAPTGSEKPSLQPEFPALFQYPFPSFSKYQRSPQEQTLDDAGSKPQYLHPQVFQIPMLYPFNHLSQLQNAPAPVASTDPPPEKPLYQQHRFIPVYVVPNQMLPIPGGFLNPPGMTSSHLYPSGQQEHQPFYHAMQPFYTFFPDQS